The following proteins come from a genomic window of Syngnathus acus chromosome 15, fSynAcu1.2, whole genome shotgun sequence:
- the dlg5a gene encoding disks large homolog 5a isoform X1 produces the protein MDPKHKELLDQCHPNLVESITDADRVIELLVVSGALSQLDRFELDQNCSSSAEKVELLLKMLTNKESDHFLDLCMALEKAYPDLHAVLFGGNIGGGPVDHNTGSTYSVLSTMPSDSESSSSLSSVGSPVNGEASSPPPAINDNRPPPDHLDTVLFQLRQVTRERDELRKRLALASPGTTFDDCRPNSKASHDYERLKSQCMRAMADLQSLQNQHTKTLKRCEEAVKEADFYHMLHSRVLGEQTQLKEEMETLRRDNAQLVREHNHLKQSCEELQRLHAQDQKELSDLRLQQQQVMREKGSSEVLNKLYDTAMDKLEGVKKDYDALSKRYGEKVATHNTDLSRLEQAEEETRRLQKQMDALLIQRDSAMHYQQQYSTSMRRFDSVQQELNKSSAQNKELQREMERLQSEVTRYKNLQLKSAKDCDKYKEERDSVFNEYRLIMSERDQVIKELDKLQTELEAAEARLKNTSSERVVASEELEALRQELNSSLVDRDRAICERNELLEKYCHEVKDKAETQKELSQACKDIEMVREERDVARKERTEAIIQRDQLLREYYQARQKQDSATLDMERANKEIEMLRKQYEAMSQELKEASQETEVAKCRRDWAFQERDKIVAERESIRTLCDNLRRERDRAVSDLADALRNLDDMRKQKNDALRELKEMKEKMEGQLEKEAHFCQLMAHSSHDSAIDTDSLEWETEVVEFEKDRDDMDLKALGFDIAEGVNDPYLPGDCGIFVTRVDKGSIADGRLRVNDWLLKINDIDLTNKDRKQVMKAVLNIGGLINMVVRRRKSLGGRLLTPVHINLMGHKDSGIGLENGVFVTTVVQGSPAAREGTLAVGDRLIAINGIALDNKSVTECEALLRNCRDSLSLSLMKFFPHSTSGQNIFESLRDSSDKSNGRIHLSEIHSRNSRNLKHNSSTQTDIFCPDMGTSGISGERRKHRGEPDELYGDMGKPFSMGSLHATSLRPASDSGAGRYGPSAFQECCPYSKAPSSLPFEPVSAPDCLTMETAQDRKHSGGTWPKMVAGGMSVAPDNSGPLSAGAAAQLSIYKSPKQRKSIFDPDTFKRPETPSSKLEYMAANQIAAAAAAAAAHSPQPSKTDSHSSSSTPTPPTPPTRSDSFKFKHKHQSSSASDCTITSDGKGDGGVSTAAGERERDRNGNHYFLDGKVLTSRKSCDEDIGRTRGEDQEVKRPRPKSAPALRRRMTPQTITLPAFQSYSDEHSPEPRDMLRSSPSRSHRHSVGFVPTVYNGGLPPNSAHRGLSPCPAVTAVMRNPVYTVRSHRVHTGNCPSVASQICHQHAPTSPQHQGRLSLDLSQQKRGGDFTESSSSSRGSRASHGTHSLPSSARLGSSNNVQYRAERIKIPSTPRYPRSMLGSDRGSLSHSECSSPSLITPPQSPLNLETSSFASNQSQGSISTLPRISVSPVPVGERRKDRPYLEEPRNVIVHKGAEPLGISIVSGENGGIFVSKVTGGSIAHQAGLEYGDQLLEFNGINLRNATEQQARLIIGQQCDTVTIMAQYNPHMYQLGNHSRSSSRLEPVSTQSTPQGSGAATPENHSAIDTLSEQDEGTLTPSSKQTTPTTSPRNYVRSPYDSKKKAGEPRLVTVHRPGVEVGITLCGGNLRGVYVDSLDEDSPARGADGLRPGDLILEYNSVNMKNKTAEEVYVEMLKPAETVTFKVQHRADDFNVLKDVPGDGFYIRALYDRVGEAEGDLTFKKDDILYVDESLPKGSFGTWMAWQLDENAQQIQRGQIPSKYMMDQEFYRRHSVTEMKEESGKTISAAARRSFFRRKQKHKRSSSKDSKETVALDAISTDSIPFLEDCVSLAYQRVQKVECASPRPVLVLGPLTDPIKEMLVKESPGKFFRCVLEVMKASQQAIERGVKDCLFIDYKRRSGHFDVTTVASIKEITEKGCHCLLDIAPHAIERLHSVHIYPIVVFVRYKNAKQIKEQKDPVYLRDKVSQKHSKEQYESAQKIEQDYSKFFTGIVQGGSLPYICTQIMTIVDQEQSKVLWTPLGCP, from the exons ATGGATCCAAAGCACAAAGAGTTGCTCGACCAGTGCCACCCGAACTTAGTGGAGTCCATCACGGACGCCGACCGTGTCATCGAGCTGCTCGTCGTCTCGGGTGCTCTCAGCCAACTCGACCGCTTTGAGCTGGACCAGAACTGCTCGTCCAGCGCGGAGAAAGTGGAGCTGCTGCTGAAGATGCTGACGAACAAGGAGAGCGACCATTTCCTGGACCTGTGCATGGCCCTGGAGAAGGCATACCCCGACCTCCACGCTGTCCTCTTCGGCGGTAACATCGGCGGAGGGCCCGTGGACCACAACACCG GTTCGACGTACAGCGTCCTCTCCACCATGCCGTCCGACTCGGAGAGCAGCAGCTCCCTCAGCAGCGTCG GGTCGCCCGTTAACGGCGAGGCGTCCTCTCCGCCCCCTGCCATCAATGACAACCGGCCGCCCCCCGACCACCTGGACACCGTCTTGTTCCAGCTCCGCCAGGTGACCAGGGAGCGGGACGAGCTCCGCAAGCGTCTGGCCCTGGCGTCGCCTGGCACCACATTCGATGACTGCAG GCCAAATTCCAAAGCCAGCCATGACTATGAGCGCTTAAAAAGCCAGTGCATGAGGGCCATGGCAGATCTGCAGTCTCTCCAGAACCAGCACACCAAAACACTGAAGCGCTGCGAGGAGGCTGTCAAAGAGGCTGACTTCTACCA CATGCTGCACAGCCGCGTCCTGGGCGAACAGACGCAGCTCAAGGAGGAGATGGAGACGCTGCGGCGGGACAACGCTCAGCTGGTCCGAGAGCACAATCACCTCAAGCAGAGTTGCGAGGAGCTCCAGCGGCTCCACGCTCAAGACCAGAAGGAGTTGTCCGACCTCcgactgcagcagcagcag GTCATGCGAGAAAAGGGCTCCTCGGAGGTGCTGAACAAACTGTACGACACTGCCATGGACAAGCTGGAGGGCGTGAAGAAGGACTACGACGCCCTCAGCAAGCGCTACGGCGAGAAGGTGGCCACGCACAACACGGACCTGAGCCGCCTGGAGCAGGCCGAGGAGGAGACCCGACGGCTGCAGAAGCAGATGGACGCGCTGCTCATACAGAGGGACTCGGCAATGCACTACCAGCAGCAGTACTCCACCTCCATGAGGAG GTTCGATTCCGTGCAGCAGGAGCTGAACAAGTCGTCCGCTCAAAACAAGGAGCTCCAGCGCGAGATGGAGCGCTTGCAGTCGGAGGTGACGCGCTACAAGAACCTACAGCTCAAATCGGCCAAGGACTGCGACAAGTACAAGGAGGAGCGCGACTCGGTGTTCAACGAATACCGCCTGATCATGAGCGAGCGCGACCAGGTCATCAAGGAGCTGGACAAGCTGCAGACGGAGCTGGAGGCGGCCGAGGCCCGGCTGAAAAACACCTCGTCGGAAAGGGTCGTGGCCAGCGAGGAGTTGGAAGCGCTCAGACAG GAGTTAAACTCGTCGCTGGTGGACCGCGACAGGGCCATCTGCGAAAGGAACGAGCTGCTGGAGAAATACTGCCACGAGGTGAAGGACAAAGCCGAGACCCAGAAAGAGCTGAGCCAGGCCTGCAAGGACATCGAGATGGTCCGAGAGGAGCGAGACGTAGCACGCAAAGAGAGGACCGAGGCCATCATTCAAAGGGATCAGCTACTTCGGGAGTACTATCAAGCCCGGCAG AAACAAGACTCGGCCACACTCGACATGGAGCGCGCCAACAAGGAGATTGAGATGCTGAGGAAACAGTATGAGGCCATGTCCCAGGAGCTGAAGGAGGCCTCACAGGAGACCGAGGTGGCCAAGTGTCGACGGGACTGGGCTTTCCAAGAGCGGGATAAAATTGTGGCGGAGAGGGAGAGCATCAG GACGCTGTGCGACAACCTGCGCCGGGAACGAGACCGGGCGGTCAGCGATCTGGCCGACGCGCTGCGGAATCTGGACGACATGAGGAAGCAGAAGAACGATGCGTTGCGAGAGCTCAAAGAAATGAA GGAGAAAATGGAAGGGCAGCTGGAGAAGGAGGCCCACTTCTGTCAGCTGATGGCCCACAGCTCTCACGACTCTGCCATCGACACCGATTCCCTTGAGTGGGAGACCGAGGTTGTGGAATTTGAGAAGGACAGG GACGACATGGACTTGAAGGCGCTTGGGTTCGATATAGCCGAGGGGGTAAATGATCCATATTTACCGGGAGACTGTGGAATATTTGTGACGCGGGTGGACAAAGGAAGTATTGCAGACGGAAGGTTAAG GGTGAACGACTGGTTACTGAAGATAAACGATATCGACCTGACCAATAAGGACAGGAAGCAGGTGATGAAGGCGGTCCTCAACATCGGGGGGCTCATCAACATGGTGGTACGAAGGAGAAAATCTCTCGGGGGCAGGCTGCTCACTCCCGTTCACATCAACCTCATGGGCCACAAAG ACAGCGGAATAGGTCTAGAAAACGGCGTCTTTGTCACCACAGTGGTGCAGGGCAGTCCGGCAGCCAGAGAGGGCACACTCGCTGTTGGAGACAGGCTGATCGCT ATAAATGGCATCGCTCTGGATAACAAGTCGGTGACAGAGTGCGAGGCCTTGCTGAGGAACTGCCGAGACTCTCTCAGCCTTTCTCTCATGAAG TTTTTTCCTCACAGTACATCCGGCCAGAACATCTTTGAGAGTCTGCGCGATTCATCAGACAAGTCCAACGGGCGCATCCACCTGTCTGAGATCCACTCCCGGAATAGCCGCAACCTCAAACACAACAGCTCCACGCAGACGGACATCTTCTGCCCCGACATGGGGACGAGCGGCATTTCCGGCGAGAGGAGGAAGCACCGAGGGGAACCCGATGAGCTTTACGGGGACATGGGCAAACCCTTCTCCATGGGTTCTCTTCACGCCACGAGCCTGCGGCCAGCGTCCGACTCGGGCGCCGGCCGCTACGGCCCCAGCGCCTTCCAAGAGTGCTGTCCCTACTCCAAGGCGCCGTCCTCGCTGCCGTTCGAGCCCGTCTCCGCACCTGACTGCCTCACCATGGAGACGGCGCAGGACAGGAAGCACAGCGGAGGAACGTGGCCAAAGATGGTTGCGGGGGGCATGTCGGTGGCGCCGGATAACAGCGGCCCACTCTCGGCGGGGGCGGCGGCGCAGCTCTCCATATACAAATCCCCCAAGCAGAGGAAGTCCATCTTCGACCCGGACACATTCAAACGCCCTGAGACGCCCTCCTCTAAGCTGGAGTACATGGCGGCCAATCAgatagcggcggcggcggcggcggcggcggcgcactCCCCCCAGCCCTCAAAGACCGACtcccactcctcctcctccaccccgACCCCGCCGACGCCCCCCACCCGCAGTGACTCCTTCaagttcaaacacaaacatcagAGCAGCTCCGCGTCCGACTGCACCATCACATCCGACGGCAAAGGCGACGGCGGCGTCTCCACGGCGGCGGGCGAGCGGGAGCGAGACAGAAACGGCAACCACTACTTCCTGGACGGCAAAGTCCTGACCTCGCGGAAATCGTGCGACGAGGACATCGGGCGAACCCGAGGCGAAGATCAAGAAGTGAAAAGGCCGCGACCTAAATCCGCCCCCGCCCTTCGCCGCAGGATGACGCCACAGACCATCACTCTTCCCGCATTCCAG AGCTACTCTGACGAGCATTCACCGGAGCCACGGGACATGCTGCGCTCCTCCCCCAGCCGCTCCCATCGGCACAGCGTCGGCTTTGTGCCCACCGTCTACAACGGCGGCCTCCCTCCCA ATTCGGCCCACAGGGGTCTGTCTCCGTGCCCCGCCGTGACGGCCGTGATGAGGAATCCCGTGTACACGGTGCGCAGCCATCGCGTCCATACCGGCAACTGTCCGTCAGTCGCCTCCCAGATCTGTCACCAGCACGCGCCCACCAG CCCTCAACATCAGGGTCGCTTGAGTCTGGATCTCAGCCAGCAGAAGCGGGGCGGCGACTTTACCGaatcgtcgtcgtcgtcacgCGGCAGCCGAGCGTCACACGGTACACACTCACTGCCCTCCAGCGCACGACTCG GTTCTTCTAATAATGTCCAGTACCGGGCAGAGAGAATCAAGATCCCTTCCACTCCCCGCTATCCTCGCTCCATGCTGGGGTCAGACAGAG gCTCCCTCTCGCACTCCGAGTGCAGCAGCCCCAGCCTCATCACGCCGCCGCAGTCACCGCTCAACCTGGAGACGTCGTCATTCGCCAGCAACCAATCGCAAGGCTCCATTTCCACGTTACCTCGCATCTCGGTCAGCCCGGTGCCGGTCGGCGAGCGCAGGAAGGACAG GCCTTACCTGGAGGAACCCCGCAACGTCATCGTGCACAAAGGCGCTGAGCCTCTGGGCATCTCCATCGTAAGCGGGGAAAATGGCGGGATCTTTGTCTCCAAAGTAACTGGAGGCAGCATCGCCCACCAAGCGGGACTGGAGTACGGAGACCAGTTACTGGAG TTCAATGGGATCAACTTGCGAAACGCTACGGAGCAGCAGGCTCGACTCATCATTGGCCAGCAGTGCGACACCGTCACCATCATGGCCCAGTACAACCCACACATGTACCAGCTGGGCAACCATTCTCGCTCCAG CTCCCGCCTCGAGCCAGTCAGTACTCAGTCCACACCGCAGGGCAGCGGGGCCGCCACCCCGGAAAATCACTCCGCCATCGACACGCTCAGCGAGCAGGACGAGGGCACCCTCACGCCGTCCTCCAAGCAAACCACGCCCACCACCAGCCCCCGCAACTACGTCAG ATCGCCCTACGATAGCAAGAAGAAGGCGGGCGAGCCACGGCTAGTGACGGTGCACCGGCCGGGAGTAGAGGTGGGAATCACGCTGTGTGGCGGGAACCTGCGAGGCGTCTACGTAGACAGTCTGGATGAGGACAGTCCCGCCAGAGGAGCCGACGGCCTGCGACCCGGCGACCTCATTCTGGAG TATAACTCGGTGAATATGAAGAACAAGACAGCGGAAGAAGTCTACGTGGAGATGTTGAAGCCGGCCGAGACTGTCACGTTCAAGGTGCAGCATCGGGCGGATGACTTCAATGTGCTCAAAGACGTTCCAGGAGATGGCTTTTATATtag AGCACTTTATGACCGCGTGGGCGAGGCGGAGGGCGACCTGACGTTCAAGAAGGATGACATCCTCTACGTGGACGAGTCGTTACCAAAGGGCAGCTTTGGGACGTGGATGGCCTGGCAGCTGGATGAGAACGCGCAGCAGATTCAGAGGGGGCAGATCCCCAGCAAGTACAT GATGGACCAAGAGTTCTACCGGCGGCACAGCGTGACCGAGATGAAGGAGGAATCTGGCAAGACTATTTCGGCCGCCGCCCGTCGCTCCTTCTTCAGGAGGAAGCAGAAGCACAAGCGCAGCAGCTCCAAAGACAGCAAGGAGACGGTGGCTCTGGATGCCATCAGCACCGACTCCATCCCCTTCCTGGaag ACTGCGTTAGCCTGGCCTACCAGAGAGTCCAGAAAGTGGAGTGCGCCTCTCCTAGACCCGTTCTGGTCCTTGGCCCGCTGACGGACCCCATCAAAGAGATGCTAGTCAAAGAGTCTCCGGGGAAGTTCTTCAGATGTGTGCTAg AGGTGATGAAGGCGTCCCAACAAGCCATTGAGCGTGGCGTCAAGGACTGCCTCTTCATCGACTACAAGCGCCGCAGCGGCCATTTTGACGTTACCACAGTCGCGTCCATCAAGGAAATAACAGAGAAG GGTTGCCACTGTTTGCTGGACATTGCGCCACACGCCATCGAGAGACTCCACAGCGTTCACATTTATCCcattgttgtctttgttcGCTACAAAAATGCCAAGCAGATCAA GGAGCAGAAAGATCCTGTTTATCTGCGAGACAAAGTGTCTCAGAAACATTCCAAGGAGCAGTATGAAAGCGCGCAGAAGATCGAGCAAGACTATAGCAAGTTCTTCACAG GTATTGTCCAAGGCGGCTCCCTCCCGTACATTTGCACTCAGATCATGACCATAGTGGATCAAGAACAAAGTAAAGTCCTGTGGACTCCGCTCGGCTGCCCTTAG